GTCCGCGGATCTTCCTGAACACCTCCTTCGTTTCCGCGCGGTCGTGGCGTGTCAGGTGGCTGAAGGTGCCGCCCGATGCGAGCCACCCGCCGCCGTCGATCGTGACGCACTCCCCTGTGATGTAGGGCGCCGCATCGGAGACGAGGAACGCGGCGAGGTTGGCGAGCTCGGCGGGGTCGCCGAAGCGGCCCGCGGGGATGCGCTCGCGCGCCTCGGCCTCGAGCTCCGGTGACGGCATGAGGCGGGACCACGCGCCCTCGGTGGGGAACGGGCCGGGCGCGATGGCGTTGACGCGGATGTCGTAGGCGGCCCACTCGACGGCGAGGGAGCGGGTCATGGCGAGGACGCCGGCCTTGGCCGCTGCGGAGGGCACCACGAACGCGGAGCCGGTCCACGCGTAGGTCGTGAGGATGTTGAGGATCGAGCCTCCGCCGCGCCGGATCATGTGT
This DNA window, taken from bacterium, encodes the following:
- a CDS encoding 2,4-dienoyl-CoA reductase, with the translated sequence MPAQPTRQVFSPDLLAGRTALITGGGSGLGLAMARRFLELGARVAIAGRSAQRLEAAARELDAGDALLTHTADVRDFAQVEALVNATVERFGDLDILVNNAAGNFLAATEELSPNGFHAVVATVLHGSFHATLAAGRHMIRRGGGSILNILTTYAWTGSAFVVPSAAAKAGVLAMTRSLAVEWAAYDIRVNAIAPGPFPTEGAWSRLMPSPELEAEARERIPAGRFGDPAELANLAAFLVSDAAPYITGECVTIDGGGWLASGGTFSHLTRHDRAETKEVFRKIRGR